ACTATTTCTTATTATGCAGATAATTATCTGTCATATATTGATAGCGGGGTGCAACCTATTCACAaaagtatatattataaacaaGAAAGAGAGAAGTTAGAGCAGGTGCACTAGTGCCCTCATATATACTCTTAATGGAGAAAACCAGAACTaatttaaaacttaacttttattagctGTAAAgtacagcgaaatataaaagtataaattgaataaaaacaaatgtctgCTATTAAAGTTCGCTGGGTGCCGCAAAAATACTCTATGTAATATGATAGGGTCAATAAGTCCATATGCTATAGATCTCAAGTGAGTAATCAATACAATCCTTCATAGACCATGTCTGGTATATGAATAATTTACAGGACTATTATCACAATGAGCAAATAGATTTGCCTAGTAAGCCTGATAACCTATGAGGTATAGCCAGCTAGTATCTAATAGTGTATTGCTATCTACCTAGCATATGCTCCATCTGACTTTGGATCTAATTGGAGCAATATGGCTTAAACAGAAATCCCTTATATAAAGCAGAAAAGTGGCGTTTCGCTGTGTATGCTTAATCGTGGCAAGGTGAGGACTGCACTGAGAGCTCTTAAATTCTGTCAGTACGGGACTTAGTCAAATGACGTATTGGGTCTTCCTCCAATCCAACGGAGGTCAGTGTGATTGATAATGCGCATAGCCAATCCTGGGTCTGGAGCAGAAATTAAAGATCTTCCTCCAATCACACGGAAGTCCGTGTAGTTGCTAGACCGATTAAGCCAATCAGAGGTTATGCAAATAGAGGAATAAAGTCCTTTGTGGCTCCTAATTGGTGCATAGTAGTCATGATGACCGATTAAACAGATTAAGAATGTGTAACAAGATTGAATGGAACCAAGCGGAACTCGTGTTTGTGTCTCATACAAACCAATGAATATGTATATTCAATATCCGTAAAAACTGAATCATATGATATCTGAGTATTAAGGGCAAAAATGATCTCTCACATGACTAATATCTTGCAAATCTCAACACATTAGTAGGTATGgtgaaaaaataatacataataatagagGAACCCATTAAGGATGCCTAcactagaataaaaataaatgtgcaatACCTCCCTGTTATACAGTTTACGAATATTTGCCGGTGACTCCCGTGCTGCACCGTGAGAACCATATCAAACACCGTGAGAACCATatcaaaaaagttttttttttttttttcagtaaggATATCCAATCCATTATCAACGATCAAAAAATCATAAGTGATTATGCTCAGGTTACTGTATCTGCACAACCAAAAGAATACCAAAAAGACAACAAgttgcacaatataaaaaaaaagaactaataaaacaaaattatagtGAAACTTATAAAATAACCTTCTAAACAGTTAATCCCTTTATTTTGGAAAGATTACACTAATAGTGATTATAATTGTGATTATTATCAGTGTTAACGGACatttcggaagagtaggcaactatggtcttAAGGTCTCAAAACATAATATACATAGTGGAGACAGATAGAGATGAATCTTCTTATCATGTAAATTTGTATAATAGGTAATAAATAGGTAATAAACTCacattatatcattatttttttaataaagtttgttGTCTCCTTAAGTTGTTCTATTTGTCTTTTTCCACTGGTAGGTTCTGCAGTTCTGGATCTCGAAATTGTTGGGATGATATTGATCATCTAAAAGTGCAACATTAGTGATGTACGTTTACActcaatatttatttaacaaattaaaacTCCAAAAATGTAATCAGTAATATAGCAGTTCAGAAGACCTGAGGGCTAAGAACAAATATATACTCATATTATAGTAACCGAAGTGCTGTATAGTCACTATGGTGCCGTGGTGTCTCTCTGTTGTATAGTTCTTTACTCTTCCCCAGCACCGTTTCAGAGCAGAGTTGTCAGCTGTTTGTTGCTGGGCAGAGTGCGTGACTTTCTTAAGGGGTCTATGTCGGACAGAGGTCTACTGAGGATGGTTATATACTACCCATGGTGCAATTAATCACATATGTGCTGGGTTGTCACATGAGCTGGTGGGTTGTGCCTCTTCATGTAGCTGCAGGTTCAGTCCAGTTTTGCAGGCTAAAATGATCAAGATTGTTTGTTAATTTTCTTATTGTTTCCAATGTTTCAAAATACAATCGTTGTCTCTCACTAGAAGAAAAGTGAGTTGATGTAATTGTTCATACAGGTTTCTCTATAAATGGATGTATTAGGCTTAGGTGAGAATAAGGACAGGGAATAGAAATGGGAGAGGAGAATGGGACACAGCagcaatatatcatcatcatcatcatcatcatcaacatttatttatatagcgccagcaaattccgtaacgctttacaattgggaacaaacattaataaaacaatactgggtaatacatacagacagagaggtaagagaaccctgctcgaaagcttacaatctatgggacaatgggagtttgaaacacaaggacatgtgctacatcatattgcacactggaacAGCTAGAATGCacaggtaaaagtactgagtgggctgtgtgaaccaatgttggtcagagggttgttgtcttgtgttagatgtgtagagggtggtaataggggagaatacgatggtggttgaggaatatcataagcttgtctgaagaggtgggttttcagagaacacttgaaggtttggagactagaggaaagttttactgtgtgagggagggaattccacaaagtgggtgcagcccgaaaaaagtcctgtaactgagaatgggaggatgtgatgagagtggaagagagacgcagatcttgtgcagaacggaggtgtcgagttgggagatattttgagacaagtgaggaaatgtatgttggtgcaattttgttgacggccttgtatgttagtagaagaatttccTATTGGtatcgttgaaatacaggcaaccgatatagaaactgacagagtgactcagcaggggaagaacggtttgcaaggaaaatcaatctagccgctgcgtgcataatagattgtaggggttaaagtctgactttgggaagacagtaagaagggaattgcaatagtcgatgcgggagaggatgagtgcatgaattaaggtttttgcagtgtcttgtgtgagatttgtgcgtattctggaaatgttctttagatgtatgtaacatgattaagatatggagttgatgtggggaataaatgatagttgtgagtgaaggattacacctaggcagcgagcttgcggggtgggatttatggtcatgttatcaacagaattagaaatgtcaggcaggaagcttctgtttttggttgggaatattattaattcagtttttgaaagattgagtttgagttggcaagaagacatccaagatgaaatggcagacagacaatcagtaatgcgagacaacacagatggtgaaagatcaggagaggatagatagatctgtgtatcatccgcatagagatgatactgaaatccaaaggagcttattagttttccaagagatgtggaaaatagcagaggacctaggactgagcctaggactgagccttgcggcactccaactgataaaggaagcggagcagaggtggatccagagaaactaacactgaaagagcaattagataggtaggatgagaatcaggataggacagtgccttcaagacctagggattgcagcgtttgtatgaggagagtgtggtcaacagtgtcaaatgcagcagagagatccaggagaattagaagagagtaatggtttttactttttgctgtgatcaaatcattgacaaccttggtcagcgcagtctctgtggagtgttgagagcaaaagcctgactgaagagggtccaataggttgtttgctgtaagaaagtgtgagaggcgagtgtaggcaattttctCGAAtattggaggggcatgggagctgagagatgaagTGGTAATTTGCAAAAGAGTTtgtgtcagaattttgtttttttaaaatgggagtaatcactgcatgcttgaatagtgatggaaaaataccagtagcaAGAGATAGATTactgattttagttagaggttaatgagcacaggagacagggacctactcaTTTgtaagggaatgggatcaagaggacaggaggtagagtaggaagatgagaagagagtagaaacttactcttcatttgtgggatcaaatgaagagagagagtTAGAGGGTGCTAccaaggaattgagctgattgcttgtcaagggagatgataccatttcaagtctgatattatcaattttgtccttgaaataggaagcaagatcctgggcacggatggtagttggaggatttggggagggaggattcagaagatatttaaatgtgttaaaaaggcatctggggttagaagcctgagcatagatgagagattggaagtatgtttgtttttcagtgttcagggcatttctataggagtggtagataccagaatttgtgatgaaatcattagagatgctagatttatgccagtgacgttctctACAAACCTTTACGAGAAAGGTTTGTAGAGTTCGTGCTACTTTAAAACTGGGCACAAAATAAGAGGAGCGCAAAGCACCAAGTACTTAAATTAgagatttattacaaataaaaacaaatgttaaaatggATTAAGCATATAGCCAAAGGCTAAATAAATCAAACAGCTGTACAAAAACAAGCTTGTCCTAAAAATACAATCAAGCTGTTGGCCAAAATATAATtatcatatggtaccatatgtaaaaaaaataaaataccactAATGAAATCCAATCCGCGGACTGCTGAATAGGATAGAATTGTTCTTTTGGAGCTATTTTAGAGGATAATATGGATTACTTGTATTCCGGAAAAAGAAGCCACCATTTAAGCTTTTCTTAATACCAATCCATTTAGCAATTTATAATAATCATTTCCTTTGCGGGCTCAATTTGGATTCCAAACATATAACAATAAGGATCCACCGCAAGGTGCAGTTCGGGCACCAAATAAAAGATAGATTATTTCAATAGTTCTTATTGCTTTTGTATTTATCGACATTAACTTGTCAGGTTTAAAATTGGCATAATCCTTGATCATATAAATGTGCCAGAATACTAATGAATATTTCTAGGCACCAGAAATGAACACATATGTTTACTTAGCTCTCCTATGTAGATTCATAAGTCCCGAACTTCCGATGTTAGTGATCACTCCAATGAATATTAAAAGCAGTCAACGGAGGAGAATCTCAGCAGATATCATAAAGTAGCTTGCTACGAATAGCTGGCCAGCACTTGATAGAGAATCAGCATATAACAGTCCTAACGCGTTTCCCGGCGGTccgccgcttcatcagaggtaagtaTAATGGCAAGATCCGGCCAAACTGATTTAAATATCTAAAAAAGATCATATGGAATCAATCACATGATCAGCATCCATCTATCAGGGGCCAGTGTACTAACAAGATCCGGCCAAACTAATTTGAGTATCTCCAAAAGGTCACATGAAGTTTATCACATGATCGGCATCTATCCGGAAATGTCCTGCCGAATTAGTAGTCATTTACGGAGATATCCGGACTCTATATTTTTTGTGTCATATGATCGTCAGTGATCCTCCGGAGATAGCCGACAAGCTGTCAAACATCATTAGTTTTTCGGAGATAACCGGACTCCGAACTTTAGGTCACATGATCGTCAGTGATCCTCCGGAACCAGCCAACAAGCTGTCATTCAGCGCTGGAGGCTGTAATCTCTTGGAGTCCGGATAATAAAGTCAGAGATAACCAAAGTAAGGTAAAATgcttatccatatatatataaaataaaattttacatttatatgataataatacaaatatgggTGACAGATCTTCACTATATTAGACCATAACCAATGAACTAAAAAAATTCCTACTTTAGCATATATATTGGAAACTTGTTCCCgaacacaaatatacatatataaactccTAACATGATCCACAGATAAAGCTAGTTAGAAACCTAAACAAAAATTCTATAGAGCCATATAATGGTCTCGATGTTATTCACTAAACTTCAAATATATCAAATTATAAATATACTTATCCCTATATGGGATAGATAATACCTTCATCATAAGAAAAAATCAGCTTCCCTCTGTCCTCAATAGGACTAACAGATATATAGAGAGAAGTATGGTAAATGACCTATATGGATAGAAAAACACACATGAGGTTACAAGAACACTCAAATAATTAGACACAATAAACACAGCCTCTAGAACTAACATATATTGTTAAGTTCAATACTATCGTTTAGTCCAAATGGTAACAGTGTTTTTAGTCTGAAGATCCAAAAGGCTTCACGTTTACAAACCTTATTGAAACGATCACCTCCTCTGATGGTTGAATCAATCTGTTTGATTGCTCGAACTTTCAGACCCTCTAATTTACCTTTTTGGCATTCATTAATATGTAACGATAAACTGTGGGATTTAATATCTTTTAGTGCTACTTTAGTCTGCCACGGTTGGCAGCGAAGTTTgcgcggagtatgtagtgtcgctggagccacatgatcaagggcagttgctagggtttggtgaaaatgggataCTGCCCAaccaggggaggagaatgtagagattggggagaggaggtgttggagagaggtggaaaactgttgaaggtcaatagagttgatattcctgcgggtgtgaggaggcttggaagagtttgacactagggagggtaaagaactgggggtgagcgatctgatgatccaagagggggaaaggagtgtttacggaaatcagaaactgagcatagtctagagaaagcaagatcaagacagtggccattctTATGAgcagcggattcaatccactgggagaagtcaagtgtggaggttagcgagagtagtttggaagcagaattggaacgtggattagaaatagggatgttgaaatcacccatgatgatggagcagatgtcagaggataagaagtgagggattcacacagagaagtgttcaaaaaattgttggtgtggaccaggggggcgatagatgacagcaacacgcttaaagaacgggttaaaaatcctaacagcatgtacttcaaaagatgtgaatgtgagtgatgggacatttgttagaactgtgaatgtgcactgtggggagagaagtagtccaaccccccctccttttctgcctcctggtctggggatgtgggtgaaatggagaccaccatgtgaaagggctgcaggcgaggcagtgtctgattgcgtgagccatgtttctgttattgctagaaggtttaggttgtttgagaggaagagattgtgtGCAGagataagtttgttacaaacagagcgtgtaTTCCAAAGGGAACATTtataggactttggaagagaggggagataggtgatgcgtttgagatttgctggatttctgtagtttTTAGATATATGCGTGTGTTAGGAGGGAGGGGGACCttgattaggtgatatatcaccagccaatagaagcagggaggaaaaaAGGTAGGAaatatgattgtaagatgtgtgtctttttagtttctggcgacagggtgaggctttTAAAGttgttgaatttaaataggaaaagagttcatgagtgttcactagaggtgagtgaagtattgatggggcaatgtggacagaggtgtgtgttgcaggatgggtgagggatgatatagtcctaaagataatgccatggaaagaaagaaagaaaaatatttggcAAGCATTGAGATTTATGAGTGAAATTGCAAAAATTAGGAAATTAAAAGAATtatctaattgcaatgtcctgtgtaatcagagaattagtgcagagtgaggctacAGCAAATATAGTTTtttcatggatgtctggatagtatagagcaATGATGTgagagccatgtgggggagtgggtggaagtgttgaattgAGTGAAaaaaagagcaggtgattgagtagctgagtttttgcagagtcatgagagaggcgATTTGGTTCAAATTCAGTATCATTTCTttctacttgtgatggcagacaaagtcTTAAGTAGAATTGAAAGCACAATGATGAGATAGGAGACTGAAATAGCTCTAGCATGgggagggagtggctgagcaagtagtacagcaggctgattaaacagaggcaATGTTGCATGTAAAATAAACTGACAAATAACACATGCGTTCATGAGCTGAGTTGTCAATAAGATCAGAATCCATATCAGTCTTCATGTTATGAAGCTTGTAGCCagagagagatggaaacatcagcggtagaatatggagtttaaAGTGAATACTGACtattgtccttgtgtagctgtgataataggcagaatgttcttctcctgtttccttctGTTTAACTCCGGTacaactccgaattatgctgtttaaattttttgttttacacttgtatctatacacttagagctatacacactaactatgcagccatcactggcttgcagccattctacaaatACAATACATGAATATCCCTAATACACTTGTATTCCCAATAAACTCCTGCATAAAGCTGAACACATGTGTGTACATACAATGAGGGGCATCAGGATATGTGTCATGGCAAAAGGAACCAAATTATGGTAGAAATATAATGATCTATTATTGTGTGACAGTTAGATATATCAGGAGAGGATGTAGGGGagggcaaaaaaacaaaacaaacctatAGGTATGTTCAACCTTAGCTCCATCCACCTAACACCTGCCCAAACCTCTTTGGTAAACAAAGGTTACAAATTTGCACCTTCGAACCAGCTTGACAAACTCTCCACATTCCTGGACATTCAAACGCTTCTAGAAAATtgactataaaaaaatatttcatgaaATCAGAATCAGAAACCATTGTCCAACAACAACATAACGCAACACCAGATAGATATAAACATACAGATATGAGACCAGCATCGAGCTTTTTCCCAGCCATATGAAAGGCCCATATGTTAACACTTTTAAAAAACTTGTCGCGGAGGATTAAAGGAAACTAGAATAGGGAAACAAGTTTTCTAAACACAGGAAGATAAACCTGACTAGAGTGGACCAAGAAGCTTTGAATCAACTGAAATCCAATTCAGATCTAGTAATTATACCGGCAGACAAAGGGGATGGTAATCTACTCCAAAACGATACCGAGGCTCCTAACATTTTAACTGGCAGGAACACCGGCAAACCACTCACAAAAGACCCGAGCGCAGAATTTAGGGCTCATATCACCACTTAGAATAGGTTTAGAGTTGGGCGTCCTCAACAGAAACTGACTATTTGAACAATCCCCAACagtttattctatttttattacctaccaaaaataaataaaaacatcactTACTGTGAAACAGTTAGTGAATTTCCATTGAAAAAAACTCAATTAGCTTTATGAATGTATTTTTTCTAATAATTGTCTTTTACTGTTAATTTCAGGTCTCAGTAGAATATTGTAGCATTTAGGAAAAAATATACAGCTCAATATTCCAATACCAGAAGCCAATATAGCAAATATCTCTACAGTGACCGTGTTCTTCCCCTTACTGCTCAGATAGGCAGGTATGGCACAGACCCACACACTGCAGAACACCAACATGCTGAACGTGATGTATTTGGCTTCATTAAATATGTCAGGTAATGTCCTCACCATGAAAGCTAGACCAAAACTCACAGCTGCCAGGAACCCCATGTAACCCAACATGAAATAAAAGGCAAGGACAGAACCCTCAttagactgaatgatggtcatCCCAGGATAAGAATCCCTGTCATATTCCTGAAAAGGGGGAAAAACTGATATCCAAATAGAACTGTTGAGAACTTGAACAAATGAGCAGATCAACACTACAGAATTGGGCATCTGAACACCAAGCCATTTTCTCCAATAACTTCCAGGTCTGGTGGCTTTGAAAGCGATGCAAACCATGATAGTCTTGGCCAGGATAGAAGATAAAGCAACAGTGAAAACTATTCCAAAGGAAATCTGTCGTAACATGCAGGTGATATCCACTGGGCGACCGATGAACAGATAGACACAGAGTAAACTCAGCTTGAGGGAGATGAGAAGAATGAAACTAAGGTTTCTATTATTGGCTTTTACTATGGGAGTGTCCCGGAATGAAATAAATGTTCTGATTATATAGGcagccaaaataaaaaatagcacaGATATTGCAGAAAAAATTGTTGCAATTGTGTCCTTCTTGTATGATAGAAAAACTACTATTCTGGGAATACATGCATCTCTGCTATCATTGGGCCATTCATCATCAGGACATTTCTGGCAGTTTTCACtgtctgcaaaataaaatgagcaaaataatgttataatatttCTATGTCCTATTTATTTGCATTATCTAGCAAATAGCAGTGCTTGGTCTTGCATAAGACTGATCTTTGTATTTCTCATTCagttccatttatttatatttaagttgGTGGTAACTGGcacaaaatgttacattttattggCTCAGTCAGCTGTGAGGATGGAATAATATTTTGTCTTCTGTCCTATAcagttgtgtctttattttaatgtttaaaccacaaaattatacttttatatccTTATGTTCCTATTAAAAAAGATCTTATAGTTGTGAGCTCCAACTAGACATTAAGCTGTCAAATATTACAACAAATGTGGGCAACATCATagaaacatttaatttaacaGCAGAAAAGAACCTACAGGACCATCTGTTCTgcctttttctgtgtgtttactttttgttattcatattttttaataatctTTGTTCATTAAGAAATTAACATATATATAGATTGTCAAACAGatcatttacaaaacatttagcaATGAATAGAAAGTCAatccttatattttttttttggatacAAGGTGACAATGGGACTGTTAATATTGTTTTTGCCATCTGGTTGCGTGCTGCCCAGCACAGAGGGAGTGGAGTGGTGCAAGGGTTCACAGACATCAAAACAGGAGGGGTTTATGCATTGCTCCAACAGGGAACAGCAAGAATTAGACTCCTTAAAGTCTAGCCATCTAAACCATATTACCATAAATTCGGTCTTGACTTGACTTAGAAATGTTACCAATAGTCATGTAGAAATCACTCCTTCAGGCTAGGTGGGATCTCCAATATAACATAATAACTGTTTTTGCAGCGTTATTAAGTGTCTGCATatgaatctactatataaatgcctagtggcgtgtgtggaaaaaaaaaaccaagctgcagcgccacttgctgggcagagttatacaatgacc
The Mixophyes fleayi isolate aMixFle1 chromosome 1, aMixFle1.hap1, whole genome shotgun sequence DNA segment above includes these coding regions:
- the LOC142111029 gene encoding vomeronasal type-2 receptor 26-like, with translation MFFHSVNNRDYQQLQALIFAIDEINSNPEILPNITLGYHVYDSCGNIIKVIKDVLQIISGHEKEAPNYVCMEHGKVAGFIGDKLSLTTLHMAQILNVYGYTQVPHSLCSAICLPGTRQALRKGFPICCYDCIPCSQGEISNVTNSENCQKCPDDEWPNDSRDACIPRIVVFLSYKKDTIATIFSAISVLFFILAAYIIRTFISFRDTPIVKANNRNLSFILLISLKLSLLCVYLFIGRPVDITCMLRQISFGIVFTVALSSILAKTIMVCIAFKATRPGSYWRKWLGVQMPNSVVLICSFVQVLNSSIWISVFPPFQEYDRDSYPGMTIIQSNEGSVLAFYFMLGYMGFLAAVSFGLAFMVRTLPDIFNEAKYITFSMLVFCSVWVCAIPAYLSSKGKNTVTVEIFAILASGIGILSCIFFPKCYNILLRPEINSKRQLLEKIHS